A single Chanos chanos chromosome 8, fChaCha1.1, whole genome shotgun sequence DNA region contains:
- the caln2 gene encoding calcium-binding protein 8: protein MPFHHVRGGLLYTGNYLSNSLSETNEEQLANISTEELGEIREAFRVLDRDGNGFISKQELGMAMRSLGYMPSEVELAIIMQRLDMDGDGQVDFDEFVTILGPKLLSSETREGFLGSTIDSIFWQFDMQQMSLEELKQVLFHAFRDHLTMKDIENIIINEEESLKENSGNCQTEFEGVHSKKKNRQTCVRKSLICAFAMAFIISVMLIAANQMLRNGME from the exons ATGCCGTTTCATCATGTAAGAGGAGGGCTGCTCTACACAGGCAACTACCTGAGTAACTCTCTTTCAGAGACCAACGAAGAACAACTGGCAAACATCTCGACAGAGGAGCTTGGTG aGATCCGTGAAGCGTTCCGGGTCTTGGATCGGGACGGGAATGGTTTCATCTCTAAGCAAGAGTTGGGTATGGCCATGCGTTCTCTGGGGTATATGCCCAGCGAGGTAGAACTGGCCATCATTATGCAGAGACTGGACATGGACG GTGATGGCCAGGTGGACTTTGATGAGTTCGTGACGATTCTGGGGCCCAAACTCCTGTCCTCCGAGACCAGAGAAGGTTTCCTGGGGAGCACCATAGACAGCATATTCTGGCAG TTTGATATGCAGCAGATGTCTCTGGAAGAGCTAAAACAGGTCCTGTTTCATGCCTTCCGCGACCACTTGACCATGAAGGACATTGAGAACATCATCATTAACGAGGAAGAGAGTCTGAAGGAAAACTCAGGGAACTGTCAGACCGAGTTTGAAGGAG TGCATTCCAAAAAGAAGAACCGTCAGACATGCGTACGCAAGAGCCTCATCTGTGCTTTCGCTATGGCCTTCATTATCAGCGTCATGCTCatagcagccaatcagatgctGCGAAATGGCATGGAGTAG